One window of Inquilinus sp. Marseille-Q2685 genomic DNA carries:
- a CDS encoding DMT family transporter — MTAALYLLVVLIWGTTWIAIHYQIGPVPVELSILYRFALAALVMFALLLATRRRETLRPRDHLVCLGQGLALFSGNFLLVYHASAYVPSGLVAVAFSTGSVWTALFSRVALGQPLKPRVLAGGAVGLAGLWLLFGIDPARLDLQMLYGLALALAGTMGFGVGSVLAVVHRRRGLTPWTTTAWGMFYGALILLAVALAQGLPWRFDPSPAYVGALLYLAIPGSVVAFLAYLTLVGRIGADKAAYSSVLFPLVALNISAVLEGYAWTAAAVAGVALVLLGNVLVFARLPGRRNGTAPASA, encoded by the coding sequence ATGACCGCCGCCCTTTACCTGCTCGTCGTCCTGATCTGGGGCACCACCTGGATCGCCATCCACTACCAGATCGGCCCGGTGCCGGTGGAGCTGTCGATCCTCTACCGCTTCGCGCTTGCCGCGCTGGTGATGTTCGCGCTGCTTCTGGCGACCCGCCGGCGCGAGACCCTGCGCCCGCGCGACCATCTGGTCTGCCTCGGCCAGGGGCTGGCGCTGTTCAGCGGCAACTTCCTCCTGGTCTATCATGCCTCCGCCTATGTCCCGAGCGGCCTGGTCGCCGTCGCCTTCTCCACCGGCAGCGTCTGGACCGCACTGTTCAGCCGGGTCGCGCTCGGCCAGCCGCTGAAGCCGCGCGTGCTGGCCGGCGGCGCGGTCGGTCTCGCCGGCCTCTGGCTGCTGTTCGGCATCGACCCGGCGCGGCTCGACCTCCAGATGCTCTACGGCCTCGCCCTGGCTCTGGCCGGCACCATGGGCTTCGGCGTCGGCAGCGTCCTCGCCGTGGTGCACCGGCGCCGCGGCCTGACGCCCTGGACCACCACCGCCTGGGGCATGTTCTACGGTGCGCTGATCCTGCTGGCCGTCGCGCTGGCCCAGGGCCTGCCCTGGCGCTTCGACCCGTCGCCGGCCTATGTCGGGGCGCTGCTCTACCTCGCCATCCCGGGCTCGGTGGTCGCCTTCCTGGCCTATCTGACGCTGGTCGGCCGCATCGGCGCCGACAAGGCGGCCTATTCCAGCGTGCTGTTCCCGCTGGTGGCGCTGAACATCTCCGCCGTGCTGGAAGGCTATGCCTGGACCGCGGCGGCGGTGGCCGGGGTGGCACTGGTGCTGCTCGGCAACGTCCTGGTCTTCGCGCGCCTGCCCGGCCGCCGCAACGGTACGGCGCCCGCCAGCGCCTGA
- a CDS encoding GFA family protein has translation MSGPSFPLEGGCLCGAVRYRIDGPVASVDYCHCRMCQKGTGTPAVAWATGPFEGFRWTKGKPRGYRSSPIGRRWFCPDCGSPLAFEGFEPEGKTMGITLATLDDPTALRPRQHAWVGTRIPWHAIDETLPRYEDAGPDSGL, from the coding sequence GTGAGCGGCCCCTCTTTCCCGCTCGAGGGCGGCTGCCTGTGCGGCGCCGTGCGCTACCGCATCGACGGGCCGGTCGCCTCAGTCGACTACTGCCATTGCCGGATGTGCCAGAAGGGCACCGGCACCCCGGCCGTGGCCTGGGCGACCGGGCCGTTCGAGGGCTTCCGCTGGACCAAGGGCAAGCCGCGCGGCTATCGCTCCTCGCCGATCGGGCGGCGCTGGTTCTGCCCGGATTGCGGCTCGCCGCTGGCCTTCGAAGGCTTCGAGCCCGAGGGCAAGACCATGGGCATCACCCTGGCGACGCTGGACGACCCGACGGCGCTGCGGCCGCGCCAGCACGCCTGGGTCGGCACCCGCATCCCCTGGCATGCGATCGACGAGACGCTGCCGCGGTATGAGGATGCAGGCCCGGACAGCGGCCTCTGA
- a CDS encoding helix-turn-helix domain-containing protein, with amino-acid sequence MNRPGPRPGEPPLQRLAARYGVAAALASSRAVLERTVEIGDGFTLAEWWNAHDTTGYRAPGHHTLSLYLEGGEGTQRIGFPGRFGGPGRFCLLPAEHESHWILSRPMRFLHFYFDRGALAAAGAAAHDADIRETTLPDDTFFDDPDAARLMAGLIRLDWGDAASRLAATQTGHELLAHLAGRRLRRRPSPALDGGLAPHVRRRVLELVEAALDEPLTLGRLAEAAGQSEFHFARMFRASVGLPPHAYVLARRLDRARRLLAESDRPLAEIAAACGFTHPSHLTRHFRAAFGGPPGAWRAAVRG; translated from the coding sequence ATGAACCGCCCCGGACCGAGACCTGGCGAGCCCCCGCTGCAGCGTCTGGCGGCACGCTACGGCGTGGCCGCGGCGCTGGCCTCGTCGCGCGCGGTGCTGGAGCGGACGGTCGAGATCGGCGACGGCTTCACCCTGGCGGAGTGGTGGAACGCCCACGACACCACCGGCTACCGCGCCCCCGGCCACCACACGCTGAGCCTGTATCTGGAGGGCGGCGAGGGCACCCAGCGCATCGGCTTCCCCGGCCGCTTCGGCGGCCCCGGACGGTTCTGCCTGCTGCCGGCCGAGCATGAATCGCACTGGATCCTGAGCCGGCCGATGCGCTTCCTGCATTTCTACTTCGACCGCGGCGCCCTGGCCGCGGCCGGCGCCGCCGCGCATGACGCCGACATCCGCGAGACCACGCTGCCGGACGACACCTTCTTCGACGACCCGGACGCGGCGCGGCTGATGGCCGGGCTGATCCGGCTGGACTGGGGCGATGCGGCGTCCCGGCTGGCAGCGACCCAGACCGGGCACGAACTGCTAGCCCATCTCGCCGGCCGCAGGCTGCGCCGCCGCCCCTCCCCGGCCCTCGATGGCGGGCTGGCCCCGCATGTCCGCCGCCGGGTGCTGGAGCTGGTCGAGGCGGCGCTGGACGAGCCGCTGACGCTGGGCCGGCTGGCGGAAGCGGCCGGGCAGTCGGAGTTCCACTTCGCCCGGATGTTCCGGGCCTCGGTCGGGCTGCCGCCGCACGCCTATGTGCTGGCCCGGCGCCTCGACCGCGCCCGCAGGCTGCTGGCCGAAAGCGACCGGCCGCTGGCCGAGATCGCCGCCGCCTGCGGCTTCACCCATCCGAGCCACCTGACCCGGCATTTCCGCGCCGCCTTCGGCGGCCCGCCCGGCGCCTGGCGGGCCGCGGTGCGGGGCTGA
- the gcvA gene encoding transcriptional regulator GcvA: MRPLPPLNAVRAFEAAARRGSFTAAAAELGVSHAAISRHVRGLEARLGVPLLLRDGRGLAPTEAGRAFAAVVADAFDRLSQGMVAIAAEAGRGRLRLSVEPAFAGRWLVPRLGAFRKLHPGIDIELDPTQRLADFRGDRTDLAIRYGRGGWPGLAAEKLVQVMDYPVCAPALAATLRTPADLRGQTLLHDESAQTWSLWLAAAGVDGIDATRGPRFLDVALALDAAMAGQGVAMGDDVLCARDIAAGRLVRLFDVSVPRSWYWLAMPEDRRLSPAAGAFRAWLLSELPLVEEG; encoded by the coding sequence ATGCGCCCGCTGCCGCCGCTCAACGCCGTCCGCGCCTTCGAGGCCGCCGCCCGCCGCGGCAGCTTCACAGCGGCGGCGGCCGAGCTCGGCGTCAGCCACGCCGCGATCAGCCGCCATGTCCGCGGGCTGGAGGCGCGGCTGGGCGTGCCGCTCTTGCTGCGCGACGGCCGTGGCTTGGCCCCGACCGAGGCCGGGCGGGCCTTCGCCGCCGTGGTCGCCGACGCCTTCGACCGGCTGTCCCAGGGCATGGTCGCGATCGCGGCCGAGGCCGGGCGCGGCCGGCTGCGCCTGTCGGTCGAGCCCGCCTTCGCCGGGCGCTGGCTGGTGCCGCGGCTCGGCGCCTTCCGCAAGCTGCATCCCGGCATCGACATCGAGCTGGACCCGACCCAGCGCCTGGCCGATTTCCGTGGCGACCGGACCGACCTGGCGATCCGCTACGGCCGCGGCGGCTGGCCCGGCCTGGCCGCCGAGAAGCTGGTGCAGGTGATGGATTATCCGGTCTGCGCCCCGGCCCTGGCGGCGACGCTGCGGACGCCGGCGGACCTGCGCGGCCAGACGCTGCTGCATGACGAAAGCGCCCAGACCTGGTCGCTGTGGCTGGCCGCGGCGGGGGTGGACGGCATCGACGCCACCCGCGGTCCGCGCTTCCTCGACGTGGCGCTGGCGCTCGACGCCGCCATGGCGGGGCAGGGCGTGGCGATGGGCGACGACGTGCTCTGCGCCCGCGACATCGCCGCCGGCCGGCTGGTGCGGCTGTTCGACGTCTCGGTGCCGCGCAGCTGGTACTGGCTGGCGATGCCGGAAGACCGCCGCCTCTCCCCCGCCGCCGGCGCGTTCCGCGCTTGGCTGCTCAGCGAGCTGCCGCTGGTGGAGGAGGGATAG
- a CDS encoding class I SAM-dependent methyltransferase — protein MSDISPELLMDTVLGYFRTSAIKAAIELDVFTAIAEGAGTVAAISRRTGAAEPGIQALADYLTVLGFLDKSGDGYRLTASSAAFLDRRSPAFLGDFHRFLAAPEMLGLALSDPAAFVRNGGSVGLANTAPEDPVWVSFARYMAPFFGPIAEATAAHFAGLTPAPGRILDIAAGHGLFGIAFARRFPAAEVVALDWDNVLGVARENAAAAGLGARYRTLPGSAFDVPFGGPYDIILMPNFLHHFDEAACIGLLAKARAALAPSGRVAIVEFVPNEDRVSPPMPAMFAYIMLATTPGGTSFPPSALRRMLAHAGFREPDFAPLAPSPQTLVVAEVA, from the coding sequence ATGTCCGACATCTCGCCGGAACTGCTGATGGACACGGTGCTCGGATATTTTCGCACCTCGGCCATCAAGGCGGCGATCGAGCTCGATGTGTTCACCGCCATCGCCGAGGGGGCGGGAACCGTGGCGGCGATCAGCCGGCGCACGGGCGCCGCGGAGCCTGGCATCCAGGCGCTCGCCGATTACCTGACCGTCCTGGGGTTCCTGGACAAATCCGGCGACGGCTATCGGCTGACGGCGAGCTCGGCGGCGTTTCTCGACCGCCGCTCGCCGGCGTTTCTAGGCGATTTTCACCGCTTCCTGGCCGCGCCGGAGATGCTTGGGCTGGCCCTCTCCGATCCGGCGGCCTTCGTCCGCAACGGCGGCAGCGTCGGCCTGGCCAACACGGCTCCGGAGGATCCCGTCTGGGTCAGCTTCGCCCGTTACATGGCGCCCTTCTTCGGGCCGATCGCCGAGGCGACCGCTGCCCACTTCGCCGGGCTGACGCCGGCGCCCGGCCGCATTCTCGACATCGCCGCCGGCCACGGGCTCTTCGGCATCGCCTTCGCGCGCCGGTTCCCGGCCGCCGAGGTGGTGGCGCTCGACTGGGACAACGTGCTCGGCGTGGCCCGCGAGAACGCGGCGGCCGCCGGGCTGGGCGCCCGCTACAGGACCCTGCCGGGCAGCGCCTTCGACGTCCCGTTCGGCGGGCCTTACGACATCATCCTGATGCCCAATTTCCTGCACCATTTCGACGAGGCGGCCTGCATCGGCCTGCTCGCCAAGGCGCGCGCGGCGCTGGCCCCGAGCGGGCGCGTGGCCATCGTCGAATTCGTGCCCAACGAGGACCGGGTCTCGCCGCCGATGCCGGCCATGTTCGCCTATATCATGCTGGCGACCACGCCCGGCGGCACGTCCTTCCCGCCCAGCGCCCTCCGGCGGATGCTGGCCCACGCTGGCTTCCGCGAACCGGATTTCGCACCCCTCGCGCCG